The following are encoded in a window of Candidatus Acidulodesulfobacterium acidiphilum genomic DNA:
- a CDS encoding CvpA family protein, producing the protein MSYLDIAFLVFFIIIMIRGFFRGFIKEAISILGVFFAYYGASYVTSKYYDSYYLSNIAQRFNNQEYGKIAVFAAVFLLILIIFALISFTLTKIIDLVKLGFYNRMGGFFLPELKLFYC; encoded by the coding sequence ATGAGTTATTTGGATATAGCCTTTTTGGTCTTTTTTATCATTATTATGATAAGAGGTTTTTTTAGAGGTTTTATAAAAGAGGCTATATCTATACTCGGGGTTTTTTTTGCGTATTACGGAGCGTCTTACGTAACTTCAAAATATTACGATTCTTATTATTTAAGCAATATCGCGCAGCGGTTTAACAACCAAGAATATGGAAAAATAGCGGTTTTTGCGGCTGTTTTTTTATTAATCTTAATAATTTTTGCATTAATATCGTTCACACTTACAAAAATTATAGATTTAGTAAAATTAGGATTTTACAACAGAATGGGCGGTTTTTTTTTGCCGGAATTAAAACTTTTTTATTGCTGA